The DNA segment GATATTGATGGCTAAACAATAAAAGCTAACTGGAATGAGGAATCAAGCAGTCACAGCTGAATAagcatatttaattttaaaatttgtttcagTAGTTATCTTAAAAATGAGCAGAGGAGCTATAATTTTCACTGCACAGCTTTTCTTCTTGCTGTACTGAAGTGGTTTTTATAAAAAATGTAAAGGCCCAAGCTGAGACTAAATATTATTAAAACCTTTAATTTCTGTCACATGCCCCTAACTAACAAGCAGATTCTGATGGCATCACAATGGATAAAACTTTCTTCAATCAAAAATTATCTAGCTGGTAGTAACtacagctgccccagcactggaATGTGGAGCacaagaaaaaattcaaagtCTTATTTTGACCTCAGCTTGCTCCTGAAGAAGCACAAAAAAGACAAAGTGAATTCATGTTAGCTGACAATAACCTTGGGGTTTCATATTTTTGTTAAATCAGCTCATCCTAAAAATTGGGATATCACCTCTGAAATCAGTGGAGGTGTACTGAATTATACCAGGAAGAATGAAATCATTAAATTCTAGATTATGGTTTCTTTTTACTAACTTCTTAGCCATGTTTGGCAAGATTGCTTGTGTCTGAAAACTCTTCCTACACTGTTGGTTGTTTGTCCTTGGACAAATTAAAAATTTGACTGGACACAGCCCCTGGGAAATCCACTGTAGCTAATCCTGGTAGAACAGGGAGGATTAACTATATGGTTGTGAAAGGTCCCTTCCACACCCAATAATTCTCTCTATAATAAAGAACCTCtaaatttatttgcttttttcagTTTATTGAAGCAGCCTCCATGAAAAGCAACAACTGTTTCTAGAAAGCTATACTAAAGGAAAAAGTTATGATAAAAATTAGGATTTTATACAATCCTTTCAGTAGAGCAAAGATAATCATGGATTTATAAGCAAAGATAGGATCTACAAAAAGAGTTTTTTGCATTcatatgagaaaaaaattcatgCCCAGCAAGTTGAtgctcaaaggaaaaaaagtaggTAAAATGTAATGTTAAGGCTGAAATTGGATAACACAGAACCACTGACATTTTGGTTGTAAAAGGCTTCTGCAGATCATGTAGATGAATCTTCCTCTTGAAGCAAGGCTACTACCAATATGAGATCAAGTGAGTTGTGTCTTGTTATATCCAAGTCTTGAAAACCTCCAAGGCTGGAGACTCCAACCCTTTTCTGGTGAACTTTTCCCCCCTAATTTCTGAGCTAAATTTCTTAAGCATCAGTTAGTGATTCCCACTTGTTACATCATCTGATTTTTCcaggaagaatttattcctTCCATTTTAGTAACTTCCCTCCTAAACAGGCTTCAgtagctattaaaaaaaacaattagCTTCCTCTTCACCATGTAAAATACAAATCCAGTTCCTTCACTTTTTCTTCACTGCACTTTCATGGAGTCACTCCTTTGGATTAACCCCACTTTCTACAAAAAAGCCTTTACTTCATTCTTTGTAATGACATATGCGATTATATTTATTTGTATAGCACTTGTTCTTTGCTTGTACTGGGCTTGGCAGTATGCAGTAAATTTTCTATTAATTAATTATCTTCTTTATTAGTACAGATGAAGAAATACACACAAGATTACAGTTACTTTAAAGAGAGGGGTTGTCCTGGAGAGCTGTAATGTGTGGCCAGGAGCAGGGTTTGCtctgaggcagagccagagcagcgCACTCACCATCCCTCACGGGCAGGTAgcactgctcctcctggccaATTCTGAAAGGACAGCAGTGAATTTTTTTGCATTCAGACATGTTCAGGCCTTGTACAGGACAAGGAGTGAAGAGTCGCTCATTGCTGAGGCGGCaagctttaaaaagaaaaaaaaaacaatattGGATAAGATGTCTATCCTGGGAGCAATGTGGAACAGAAGGAAGTCATCACTTTGGTGTCTCTAGCATGTTTTGATTAATTAAATCTGCCAGAAAACAATATAATTGACATTCATGTATGTTCTTTCCCAAACCTAACcaatttttaaactgaaatcaGCAAAAAAGCGAAACCATGTAATAGAAAATCTTCTGTAATTTGCTTTGTTTCTATAAGGATCTATTACAAAGCTGAATCTAAACAACATTGTGACATTTTTATGTACTTAGGTTTGTAAAGTAAGTGAAAAATACAAACTAAATTTTCTGACTGTTCTGTTTCTAattaaaaagcagcagaaatttaagtctttttttttttgagggactATATTGCAACTAACCATCTCTGTTTGGCACTTATTTGTTTCTACAAGCAGCTGAAAATCAGCTGCGAGAAAAACCCCCCCACAACATCCAATACAGTTAATGAACAACGCATTTAAGCAGTTTTTGAGATTTCCTATTTAATAGCAGATTTATTGATAATCATGAGATACTCTGTGGGAATGGTTTAAATGTGTAAGATAGTTATAAATAGTAGACGCCTCTGTATATTTAATTCCTATAAAACATCATATCTCATCCCTTATGTTACACAGCAGCTGCAAAGCATCATTTGGTTCCAACAACTCCCCCAGGACTGGCTGTATTGTCAGTCTCACATTTATCAGAGACATTACTGGTTGCCTAATTCAGTTTATTAAAGGGGGATCAGGATCTTCACCAGTCCTCCGTGTTTACTTAGGCCTACATGTGAGCAATAATGGTGGAGGCACATGATATTAATGCAGAAACACACCAAGTGAAAAGTAGCatctctccttctccttcctatTGGTCTATGGTCTGGTTATGGAACCAGGCTGGCAGTTTTTATATAGAACAAATCTTTTTTGCACTcatattattttgctttttgatATTAGTAAGTTAGCATTGGGATTTCCCATCTCAATAATTTTATGAAATAATGTAGTTCTTGTGATTTTACTTCAGCAATCCAAAGGTGAGTGGATCAGTGTAGTCCAATAGGCTGAAGCTTTTCTTAGCCAGTAGAAGTGGGAGAGACACCAGTGTGGGACAAAATCCTTCTCTCATTTAGGCTGTGCcaaattctcttttctctctgtgtggGAAGACTGGAAAGCGAGTCCAGATGAGACACAACAAAGCCAGGCATGGTGGATCCTATGCCAAACTTTCAGCATAAtttcagcatttccagcacagtcACATCACTGGTGATGGAGGGTTTTGCAGGAGGGTAGCAATGCAAACAAATCTGTGATTGTCCCTAAGAGGCACTTAGCAATCCTATTTTCAAGAGTCTAGTGAGTTTTACAGTATTAGACTGAGGGTTTTAAACACATGAACTGCTGAGGTAGGGTAGAGAGGGTGGCTTGGAAGTGAGGCAGAatgggaaggaagagagaaacaATGCTGCAGGGTGAAGTGACACTTACTCATGGGACTGAAGAAGCTTAAGAAAGACACGAATACACCTTCCATTGTCATGTTAGGTTTGCTGGTTgcctctgcactctgctctgaACCAGGCTGAGTTGGGGCTGCAAGAACTGAAAGTTCACAATGATTAGCTCATTACCATCAAAACTATCCGTAATTAATTAAAGCAATGACATTTTCATACTGATTATCGCTCATTAGGAAGGCATTTACAGCCATCAGGAAACTCTGTCTACTGATGGCTAGCAAGGTTAAGCACAGATGTCTTTCTGTTGTATTCACTTATATTGCTTTAAATTGCTTCATGAACCACAATGAATAAAGAACTAAAGctgtaaaatttaaattaaagaaTGCATTCAGGTGGAAATTGTCAAGGATAAaaagccctgctgctcacctaTGAGGTGCAGGTTACATGAAAATGCTTTGCTGCATGTATAGTTATATTTCTCCTATGCACACAAGCAGAACTTCCTGATTTTAGACAAAGATCAGACCCCAGTTAGAACACAGAAACATGGTGAAAGGCACCTTTATCAGACACAACCAAACATGCATCTATCCCAGCTTCTAATTTCAGACAGTGACCTGCTGCAGTTGCACAGTAAAGAGCAAAACATCTCTAAATATAGAGGTACTGTTTACACAAAAGCTACTGATTTCTTACACTGGGACTTCCAAATCACCTTTCATTTTCActattctaaaaaaaaatggGATCAGTAAACCTTGCTGCCTCCCTACATCTCTTTTTCATTACACCAAAAGTGCAAATCACAGTAGGACTCCACTGGCAATCAACCACTCCccaatgagggggaaaaaaagagaccCAGTATTCCCACCTGCCTGCCTTTTTCCTCTCCGTGAGAGAAACTTACACCATCACCACTTTAATAGCTTTCAGTGATGGAGTTTGCTGAAAGCCATTTCATGGTGTTAGAGTCCTTGTGACAGAAGTGAGATCACAACCTAACAAAAAACTAAAGTATTGAATAACTTCAGTCTTTTGGATCATTCCTCATCAAGAACAATTATCCAAACAGCATGGGGAGCAGAAATTAGGGAATTGGGAAATCATTTGTCCTGGGGCACAACTTGCCTCTTCTGTACCATACAAAACTCCCTTGGGGTAAAAAAAGAACAGAGTAGAGGGAATTGAAGGTACTGTCACAACAGATAATCTGAAATTATTGTGTAACAGAAATGTGACCACCAAAGCTCATGCTGACAGTTATGTCATGGGGTTCCTCTCCCTGCTAGTATTAAAGACTTTGTAATGATTTCATGGGAAGTCCACGAGATGAGGTTTCCAGCATTCGGTTTCATTGtgaaagctgtggctgccccacaCATCACTCTGTCATGTGAGGGGTGAAAGAGACACAAGGCATTTACAAAGGTTTAATGGCCATTGTGTACTTACACACTTATATCTGTGTGAGCTCACACCCACTCTGGAAGCCTTTTACAATGACACAGCCACTACCAGCCTCTCACCAAGAGCTGAAAAGGCTGAGGTCTGGTTTCTCAATGCATTAAGGATCAAATGCAAAGATGTTTGGATGGATCCTTTAGACATGTCAATGACCAAACTTCTGTTAGTGCAAGTAATCAGATAAAAACCTTTCTAATTACTTTGAGTCATCTGCTGTAATAAGTAAATACATCAATTCTCAACAGACTATAAGAACACCTTTAATTGTATGCTAGGAAAAAAGTTGAAGTGGGGAAAAATAGAAGAATTTataaatgggggaaaaaaagaaaaatctatgaTCAACTGTGAAATAAAAGCAAGTTGCACTGACAGGGATGAAATCAGCACCATGTATTTCTTGTACAGATGCACAGAGGGAAATGGGAAGTACAGttgcaggaaaaaatatattttgctatATTTAAGTCTCAGAATGGATCAATCCAATCTGAAGCAATTGCTTGTAATATTTCTCAATATTCCCCAAGCATTCCCAAGACTGCTTGCTAGTAAAAGtacttgctgcttctttgaGAATGTTTTTGCCCTTGCAATACTCACGTGAGTGGATGCTACAAAGCAGGACCATGAAGACCCACACCCCACGGGTGCTCAAGGGCAGCATTACTGCAATGAAACCAAGAGCAGTAATAGGTATAGGGCCCtgaataaaacaaattattgaACTTAACTTCATATTTATGGATTAAAGCACACCTGACAGTTGATTGCTGGACAGAGCAGGACTGCCTCTTTTGCAAGAAAGAGGCCAAAAGCCATTGAAAATGTATTGGCAAGGAATAATTTTGAAGAAATTACTCATTTGAAGGGAGTTTAAAGGAAGTCATTTTGTTAACAGAGAGTAGCCAAAAAATTATCTTTCTGaagtgtcccagagctggacaccTGGCACTTAAAACTATAATTTTTACTAAAAATTTTAATGTGAGTTTAATGAACAGAATCAAGAATGAAGAATGAATAATTTTTGAAAGCTTAAAACTAAATTCTAGTTTAGCTCATTGAATTCTTCACTCTTTTCACAATTGGAGCATATGAAGAGCTTTGGATAGCATTTTTAAAAGGTGGTTCAAAATGGATTAGAGACAAAAATACTTTTAGAAATCCCCACGTGATTCATAGTAATTTAACAGCAGGTTTAAGCTGGATTTTGTACCTGCAATCAGCTCATGATGACTGCTTTGACAGATGCTGTATTTCACTTTGCCTGCCCCTCCTGTTTTACCCCAAAAAGAGCTTTTTTCAATTATTACCACTTAGTTCTAAAGACAGCTTAAACCTAGAGACAATTTGTTAGTACTGGGGAGAACCCCATTTTCTGAAGTGTTGCACAGGAAAAGACTGACTGCATTTCACGTGGATATTGCCCTTTGCAGCTCTTTCTGCACTCCTGCTCAGTGAGGAAAGCTCCCCTGCCCTTGGAAGAGCCTGTGCTAGAGAGGAATATACAAACATGTTCTATCCCATGGAGAAACTACTTCGGTAATGTGAAATTATTTCTTAAGAGGACAGGGATAATGTTTTCCAAGAGACTTATTAAAATTTAATACCATTCATGACAAACTGGGAAAAcaagggagaaggaaaacaagataaagagaaaaatctttttcttgCCATTACTTACTTCTTTTGCTgtctcctccagccctgcttgagcagggcatgagcagctccccagggtgCAGCAACCACAGACTGGCCCCGACAACCATGGAACCAAAGCATGTCACAGTCACCATCCCCAGCTCAGGTGCGCGGAACAGGATGGAGCAACAGAGGGGCCAGAAAAACCTCAGTGGGCTTTGAGAGAAATTGGCCCCTGCTGAGACTGTTGGAAAGCCTCTCAAGTCTTCTAATTCTCCAAGTTAAAAAGTTCATAATACCAGTCACACTCCAGTGTACAACACAGAAACATCACCTAATGGAGCAGACCAGGTAAAAGGTAAGAGATCAAAATACATTCCTCAAATCAAAAAGTTCGGTCAGAATGCTTAAATTAGAGCTTCTCACTAATCCATGAAAGGTGAATTAATTAGGTATTGCTTCACCAAATATCTGTACACTTGAAGCACAAATCTGACACACATCTTTCTGAGACTTGGAAAGCCAATCATGTCCTAGGTTGCATCAAAGGGAacatggccagcaggtcaagggagaagattctgcccctctactcCACTCtcctgagaccccacctggtgtactgcagccagctctggagaTCTGGCCTGATTTCAACTGGGATAGAgttaaattttcttctttgtagctGGCACAGTGCTGTGCCTTGGATTTAGGATGAGGCTAATGCTGATATCACACCGATGTTCAGTCGTTGCTAAGCAGCTCTTGCTCTCAATCAAGGAATTTTGAGTttccctgctctgggagggagcaggTGTACCAGAAACCAggagggagcatggccaggacaTGGCCAAAGGGACATCCCACACCATGGtacatcatgctcagtatataaactgcaggagctggcagagagatgccaaacactgcccagggatgggctgggcatTGGTCAGTGTATTGAGCAATTGTATTGTGCAGCTCTTGCTCTTCTTGGATTTCATCTCTCTTGCTCCTTTTCATCACAATTATTATAATTGTATTATATAATCTTCCAATTATTAAACAATTCTTGTATCAACCCATGATTTTTACTCTTTTGTTTCCTCTGattcccatccccactgggaGGGTGGAGGGGGAAGAGAGCACTgagagtgagtgagtgagtgagtgagtgagtgagtgagtgagtgagtgagtgagtgagtgagtgagtgagtgagtgagtagCTGCCTGATGCTGCTGCCTGGAGTTAAACCACAAGTTCCCCCATGAAGGACATGGACCTCTTCAGGCTTGTCAAGTGGGTCATGAAGGTGACCAGAGGCTtggaacagctctgctctgaagACAAGAAGTCTGAGAGACTTGGGGtgcttcagcctggagaaggctctggggacacatcagggcccctctcagtgcctaaaggggctacACGAGAAAGACGGGGAATACTTTTTTATCAGGGCCTGTGCAATAGGACAAAGAGcaagagttttaaaaaaaaagaggttcaAAATTAGACTAGATATAAAGTTGAAGTTTTTCacaatgagggtggtgagaccctggcacaggttgcccagagaagctgtagacGCCCTGTGCCTGGAGGCATTctaggccaggctggacagagctctgGGCAACTTGGTCTTcaggaaggtgttcctgcccaaggcagatgatctttaaggtcccttccaaaccagaccattccaggattctaaAACATCCATTCCTTTTATTAAGGAGAGGCTCTGAATAGACAGGgagcagtttttaaaatatacagaaGCCTAAAGTAAATGCAGATGCAATCAAATCAGCAGTTCCCCTAACAGATGAGCTGCCTAGAGCAGTTGCAGTTTGCTACAACAGCCATCTGAACTGATAAGTGAGCCTGAAAAAACTTACATATTCACATgggtttttcccctcatttcaTCTAATTGCAAAATGAGTTTAAAGGGTGGCTCTCTTTAACCTCATTTGTATGCAGCACTAGCTTGCTAAAATAAGCAACAATACACAGTATCCTCAGTTTCATTGTTTCGCTAGATACCCAGACTAGACTCAGCCACTCTCAGCAGCTCAGGAGATACTTGCAAATGTCTAATCCCCAAGCCTTCCTTTTCTGAAGCATGTGATTTACATGAAAGTGAGATTTTCCACGCTGATTTACCTCATGGAACACTCCAGACAGTGTAATGCATTTCTGACATGGGACTTTTCAGACTGCTAAGAATCACAGAAAattgcccccccccccccccccccccaattttAAGCAGAACACTTAATTGATTTTACCACATTAAGGAGTGTTGATTTcccttgctgcagctgcaggctaCACCTGAGGCTCAGCCTCTGCACCAGGCTTTTTTGCAcatccaaaccccaaaccacaccTAATGTTTGTTCTAACATTTCTGCAACAGTCAAGTTCTTAGCATTTACAGACTACATCCATGTGATcattttttgctttaaatttacTGATTTTATTGGAAACCAGTTTTCTAAATGCAGTGCAAAGCCGCAAGTAAACATTGTCTCCTACTGAATTTTCAGTAGATACACAAAATTACCTATGATTGCTGCTCTTTCTTATAATCCAATTCCATACAGTACTCAAAGCACACAACAAACCACTGCTTTAAAGTCTATtgtaaagtaatttttaaacaatgaaaaaaaataattatggcAAACTGACTCATCTGGGTTTAACAGCAATTATTTCTATCAAACTGAGATGAATGACCTTCATAACTGTGAAAGCACAGGTGACAGATGTgtgatgcattttaaaaaattgcttgTAGAAAACCAGATTCATCCCTTGATGCAAGCAGAAGATCCACAGTCCTATATCAAAGACTCACACTGCCATTGTAAAGATCTGTGGCTGTAAATCACAGCATAAAAATATGATGTGAAACCCACACTGTGCTTAAGTCTAATGAACCTCTGGCAGGGAGACCCTTGTGATCCAAGTGGAATCTATTCAGAACATTAAGCTCAGGAGGTCTAGCCTCACTTTTCCTAATATATATTAAGCTGCCTTAATACCTTAACAATGCAAACGTCCCTAGTCACCCCAATTTTCATGGGTGTGAATGTCTGGAAACAACTGACCAGCATCTTTTAGGACAAAAATCTGTTAAATTCAAGTCAATGATGAACAAGCTTAGTACACGCTATTGTGGAAACAACGAGCTCAGCCttgtcactttttaaaaaaaaattttaagtaGCCACCAGAACCAGCAACACATCTCCCCCACCCCTTAAAATAGGTATTCCAATGCAAGTCTTGCTGCTTCTGGAAATAGACAAAACCTTAAAAAATACACAGGATAAAAATATTTGACACCCATCTTCTCTTGCAGATTAGCAGAGAACTTAGCAAATTGTGCAGCAGGACTCCTGAAATGACTGAGGAATACTCACTGGAAGCTGaagtttttccttttaatattcAATATTGATGGGTTTTGCAGGAAAACATACTGCAGTTCAGGAAAATAAGCTGCCTTTCACAGTAATTAATTGCACATAGGAAGAAACAGGGTCTACACTCAGTCCCTACTCACAGcactcaatgtccttcctggACATGGAACATAATATTTGATATTAAGGACAAAGAACGCCTGAAAAAGCTCCTCAGTAACAGATTAAAATAACTTCTGTTAAAACTAAACCTACTATCTTCTTGAACTAGTGAATGCTCATAAAGAGATTTCTGTCTGCTTAAAAAAAGCTAAAGAGATTTTTATTCCTTGACAAAATTTTAATAACTCTGAATATCTTAACTCCCCACCCATCATCAACAAAAATGCATTCAGTAAATAACAAAACCACAAACGttctatttttttaagcatttgTTAATTCATGTTTTGAGCTTAACCTCACTGAATTTAGACTTTGGCATGATTCACAAATACCTCTCACTCTTTCAAagaactttattttaaaaataattttaattcatTAGACCATACTTCATAATAGTTACCAATAGGACGGACCTGAACTCAAGCATCAGACATTTGTTGCACTTTCAAGTTTTGTAACAACAtgacttttcaaaataaaagtgTACAT comes from the Passer domesticus isolate bPasDom1 chromosome 7, bPasDom1.hap1, whole genome shotgun sequence genome and includes:
- the LOC135304498 gene encoding fmr1 neighbor protein-like isoform X1, which encodes MVTVTCFGSMVVGASLWLLHPGELLMPCSSRAGGDSKRIMLPLSTRGVWVFMVLLCSIHSLLAAPTQPGSEQSAEATSKPNMTMEGVFVSFLSFFSPMTCRLSNERLFTPCPVQGLNMSECKKIHCCPFRIGQEEQCYLPVRDDVQLAIRVVLLTGGGFLILGLLPFCCCALLQRSPCINPLRNISKEVQKIAQSKRIGGMKNPEEEIHRHLLD
- the LOC135304498 gene encoding fmr1 neighbor protein-like isoform X2, with translation MVTVTCFGSMVVGASLWLLHPGELLMPCSSRAGGDSKRILAAPTQPGSEQSAEATSKPNMTMEGVFVSFLSFFSPMTCRLSNERLFTPCPVQGLNMSECKKIHCCPFRIGQEEQCYLPVRDDVQLAIRVVLLTGGGFLILGLLPFCCCALLQRSPCINPLRNISKEVQKIAQSKRIGGMKNPEEEIHRHLLD